CTTCGAGCGCGATGGGTGTGCAGTAGGCGTCATGAAAGCCGAGATCCCCCTCTACGACGCGGCGGCAGCGTTCCGGCTCGAGGGCGAAAATCGCGTGCAGGGCGTCCCCCTGGTCGCGAACCGACAGACACCCCGCGGCGCCCCGCAGCCGTGCGCGCCAGTCCTCAGGGACTTTAGGGACCATGACGAGAGTGAATTTCTCCCGCAGATCGTCCAGGTTGTTGTCGAGCAGCAGCCGGCCTTCGTGGATCATGACGATGCGGCCTGCCATGCGCTCCACATCGGCCATGTAATGCGACGAGAAAAGGATGGTGGTGCCGGCTTCGTTGAGCAGTTGTATGGAGGTTTCCAGGAACTCGCGGCGCGCGGAGGGATCCAAACCTCCCGCCGGTTCATCAAGCAGGAGCAGCTCGGGCCGGTGGGCCACAGCACAGAGCAGCGCGACCTGGCGCGCCTGCCCCTTGCTGAGGGTTTTGATTTTGGATTTGGGAGACAGGGCAAAGCGCTCGCGCAGCCGGCGCTCCAGGCTGTCATCCCATGTCGGGAAGAGTCCGCGGTGCAGCCGGATCACCTCGCCGACCGAGAGAAACTCGGGAAGGACCTGATCCTCCGATACGTACCCCACCCGGCGTTTTACTTCCAGGGCATCCGCGCGGGGATCCAGACCGAAAACCCTCACACTCCCCTTCTGCGCCTCGATCATCCCGATGGCAACACGTATCAGCGTGGTCTTGCCGGCGCCGTTCTTCCCCAGGAGGCCGACGACTTCCCCGGCTTCCAGGGCGAAAGTGATTCCCCGGAGCACGTCGGCTCCGCGCTGATAGGCCCGGCACACGTCGTTGAACTCGAGGACTCTCATCGCTCTATTCCTTTCTGGATTTCTGCCAGCAGACTCAAAACCTCATCGAAGGAAACCCCGCTCAAGGCCGCCTGCGAGAGGAGCCGCTGGGCAGCGTCCCGCAACCGCTCGCGCCGCTCTGCGGGTTCGATCGCCGGAACCCGCTCGCACACGAAGGTGCCGCGCCCCCGCTGCGTGCTGATGAGCCCTTGCCGCTCGAGCTCGTCGTAGGCCTTCTTGACCGTCAGGGGAGCGATGACGAGCTGCTCCGCCAGGTCCCGGTGCGAAGGGAGCTGCTCGCCGGGCGCGATCCTCCCGCCGGCCACCGCGTCGACGATCTGGCGCATGATCTGACGGTAGATGGGCAGCTCGTCGCCGGGATTGATATGGAGTTGCATGGACACCCCCTACCTCGGTTCGACCGGACGCGCGACCAGCAGGGTCACGTCGTCTTTAGGGCGATTGCCGCTGAACTCTCGGACCGCCGCCGCCAT
The Terriglobia bacterium genome window above contains:
- a CDS encoding ABC transporter ATP-binding protein, giving the protein MRVLEFNDVCRAYQRGADVLRGITFALEAGEVVGLLGKNGAGKTTLIRVAIGMIEAQKGSVRVFGLDPRADALEVKRRVGYVSEDQVLPEFLSVGEVIRLHRGLFPTWDDSLERRLRERFALSPKSKIKTLSKGQARQVALLCAVAHRPELLLLDEPAGGLDPSARREFLETSIQLLNEAGTTILFSSHYMADVERMAGRIVMIHEGRLLLDNNLDDLREKFTLVMVPKVPEDWRARLRGAAGCLSVRDQGDALHAIFALEPERCRRVVEGDLGFHDAYCTPIALEDMFIELVGGRS
- a CDS encoding GntR family transcriptional regulator; this translates as MQLHINPGDELPIYRQIMRQIVDAVAGGRIAPGEQLPSHRDLAEQLVIAPLTVKKAYDELERQGLISTQRGRGTFVCERVPAIEPAERRERLRDAAQRLLSQAALSGVSFDEVLSLLAEIQKGIER